From Camelina sativa cultivar DH55 chromosome 5, Cs, whole genome shotgun sequence:
GCAACTAAATCAGCGTAGTTTAAGTAAAGCAGACTTGGAGTATCAAAAGAAATGCTCTTTGGATTTCCAAATTCTTCATCTTCGGATAAATTGATACTTAAGCTTAGTTTCCTGAGGATTGCACTTGAGATGCTTTCATCCAAGTCTGTCCACTCCGTATTAGCCAATCGTAATTCTTCAAGGACAGGGAAAGAACGTAGAAGCAACTCAACCTTACcacaaaaaatcaaatctgagTCAATGTCGAGAGTTTTAAGCATGGGCAAGAGAGAGGCAGAGCCTACACCTCTACGCCAAAGCCAATCAACACAATTCTCACTTCTTATTTTCAGCTGGACTAGTTTTCTACTGCTGAACATATCCTCTGGCAGATTATAACCTTCTTCTTCGGAATCATCGGAGGAAAAATCAGTGAAAAGAGTAAGATCGGAAACACCACGCTGCAGCACATTACGTATCCAACGGTTCACACAACTTGGATGAACACGAGTTATACACTTGAGGGAGAACTTATCAATGGGAGAGTCACCCTGCAAAGTCAACACACCATCCACGAAATCAACGAAGCTCTGACGAATCTCATCCCTTTCACCTTTACCAACTTCCGGATGAAGAAACTCAGAGTCATCAATGTCAAGATTAGGGACAAGTTTCCAAAGATTGCGCCAGCTCTTGGAGAGAGCCGAAGTTAAAGCAGCCTGCTTGGTGGGAAGGAATGACAAGATATGACAACGAATCTCGTCTGGTAGATTGCTGACACGATCCATCTTCTTCTGTGCACGAGAATATAAGAGTACAGTGTATTACAAATCCGTTTCCACTGTGCAGGAATCGAGAATCTAAAAAATGTAACATGACATTTTACAACTTCTCCCCCAAATCAGGAGGAGGCGAAATATGGGAACAGAGATTGCAATAAACTAAGATACACCCTAATAGAAAAATACAATCAAGTTGGAGCATGTACCTCGTTAGAAACCCG
This genomic window contains:
- the LOC104788125 gene encoding F-box/LRR-repeat protein At3g58930-like is translated as MDRVSNLPDEIRCHILSFLPTKQAALTSALSKSWRNLWKLVPNLDIDDSEFLHPEVGKGERDEIRQSFVDFVDGVLTLQGDSPIDKFSLKCITRVHPSCVNRWIRNVLQRGVSDLTLFTDFSSDDSEEEGYNLPEDMFSSRKLVQLKIRSENCVDWLWRRGVGSASLLPMLKTLDIDSDLIFCGKVELLLRSFPVLEELRLANTEWTDLDESISSAILRKLSLSINLSEDEEFGNPKSISFDTPSLLYLNYADLVAEDYPLVNMGKLFEARINLMLATEDQVKRVRAPNHDLLEGDIVLKFGNAVKLMNGIKNVQKLSLTADTLEVLSLCCESMPVFKNLKMLGIESEEGRGWQAMPVLLRNCPHLETLIIEGLLHYETDKCGDACDCISREDKGHSLTSCPVKMIEIQGFRGTVKEMTMIKHFLVYFPCLKEMKIYVAENGPTDLRFPQVSDLIEQLMEEYNKSSSCNVELLVSDILSEKWTAEGRIL